One Flavobacterium sp. 90 DNA segment encodes these proteins:
- a CDS encoding glycosyl hydrolase family 18 protein: protein MKNNYKKMPLKWTIILVLGVFNLSMAQKKVIAYIPNWVDLNAFSSTVQYSKLTHINIAFENPDANGYLSFNSGSNTIINAAHAQNVKVFVSLGGGSVSEGGPIRDNYFNLITSGNRTAFIQKIYDYVVAHNFDGVDVDLEGPAINGDYGGFVIALAAKLHSGGKLISAALSEGYGGANVPASTFTAYDWINIMAYDATGPWAPGSPGQHSPYSMAVNQFNYWTGRGLPASKAIIGLPFYGYGFGASANQGISYANIVAQYPGAENLDQVGNTIYYNGIPTIKAKTTFAVQNAGGVMIWELSQDATGAKSLLTAVNQVITGSNPPGTGTLIQAENYSTMSGVQTEATTDTGGGLNVGYADANDWMAYYNINFPTSGNYVIEYRVASAVNGARISSDLNAGTIQLGALNIPNTGGWQNWQTVSQTVNVNAGTYNFGIFIQASGVNLNWFRITKSGSSAKTASPAITSEEGIASLNVFPNPTQDSLTFSTEVSGANVSIIDSQGGNTVSTQKVNNNSVDVSSLKSGIYLVLVEKDGIKTVRRFIKK, encoded by the coding sequence ATGAAAAACAATTACAAAAAAATGCCACTAAAATGGACGATCATTTTAGTTTTGGGAGTTTTCAATTTGTCAATGGCCCAGAAGAAAGTAATAGCTTATATCCCAAATTGGGTAGATTTGAACGCGTTTTCGAGCACCGTTCAGTACAGTAAATTAACGCATATAAATATTGCTTTTGAAAATCCCGATGCCAACGGATATTTGTCTTTTAATTCAGGAAGTAACACGATTATCAATGCGGCGCACGCACAAAATGTAAAAGTATTTGTTTCACTTGGAGGAGGCTCAGTTTCTGAAGGAGGACCTATTCGCGATAATTATTTTAATCTTATTACGAGTGGTAACAGAACGGCTTTTATCCAAAAAATATACGATTATGTTGTTGCGCATAATTTTGATGGTGTCGACGTAGATCTTGAAGGTCCGGCGATTAATGGTGATTATGGCGGATTTGTAATAGCTCTTGCGGCGAAATTACATTCGGGAGGTAAATTAATTTCGGCAGCACTTTCAGAAGGATATGGAGGAGCAAATGTTCCGGCATCGACTTTTACCGCTTATGACTGGATTAATATCATGGCTTATGATGCAACAGGACCTTGGGCTCCTGGAAGTCCGGGACAACATTCGCCTTATAGTATGGCTGTAAATCAGTTTAATTACTGGACAGGAAGAGGATTACCTGCAAGCAAAGCCATTATTGGTCTTCCGTTTTACGGATATGGTTTTGGAGCTTCGGCAAATCAGGGAATTTCTTATGCTAATATCGTAGCGCAATATCCTGGAGCTGAAAATTTAGACCAAGTTGGAAATACCATTTATTATAACGGAATTCCAACGATTAAAGCCAAAACAACTTTTGCAGTTCAGAATGCCGGAGGAGTTATGATTTGGGAATTATCTCAGGATGCTACAGGTGCAAAATCATTATTGACTGCCGTAAATCAGGTTATTACCGGAAGTAATCCTCCGGGAACAGGAACTTTGATTCAGGCAGAAAACTACTCAACAATGAGTGGCGTGCAAACCGAAGCTACAACAGATACCGGAGGAGGATTGAATGTAGGTTACGCAGATGCAAACGATTGGATGGCATATTACAATATTAATTTCCCAACTTCAGGCAATTATGTAATTGAATACAGAGTTGCAAGTGCTGTAAACGGTGCAAGAATATCCTCTGATTTAAATGCAGGAACAATTCAGTTAGGGGCTTTGAATATTCCAAATACAGGAGGCTGGCAAAATTGGCAAACGGTATCTCAAACCGTAAATGTGAATGCCGGAACGTACAACTTCGGAATCTTTATCCAAGCTTCGGGTGTGAATTTAAACTGGTTTAGAATCACAAAATCGGGTTCAAGTGCAAAAACAGCTTCGCCAGCAATTACCTCAGAAGAAGGAATTGCAAGTTTGAATGTTTTCCCAAATCCTACGCAAGATTCACTGACTTTTTCTACAGAAGTTTCAGGTGCAAATGTGAGCATTATAGATTCTCAGGGAGGAAATACGGTTTCTACACAAAAAGTCAATAATAACAGCGTTGATGTTTCTAGTTTGAAATCTGGAATCTATTTGGTTTTAGTTGAGAAAGACGGAATCAAAACGGTGAGACGTTTTATTAAAAAGTAA
- a CDS encoding beta-1,3-glucanase family protein gives MRNFKLQKNIFSALLLALLFNFSYAQGPIPFTISNTSTFSDTELYVAIVGIDYTTGNHVWVNAKTSQVLPMSSSYNTVTGPTIGGNTGPGQNSKYANCFTKLSEIPNKTFTLPQIAGCRVFIAKGQQLYFYFFGASGAPSGYTSPNPLNATDPNQGILYEIIELTNNQYGFFGNPSRVDSYKYPMGLELFGANGYQKRVGELKKHADIVAAFKANVPAEFQGCVNDATGEITAPSKTPAFADGTGGTSVGPQANYLKSYIDAIWNKYKNEDLIFYAGDAGIFKGRVNGEQLEMVGQSGGFVGRTGRVQNRPSTQEALEGKGVLDRRLVDGDLDLVIQAQLTAAINRHVVNTTTPNPGQQNWYDASKFYQVNPTNHYSKFWHLPGISVDNLAYGFAYDDVADQSPSLHSPQPTKVIASFGGYAGTVPSVPATTDVITVYKDCNYTGFSGGLTIGDYNLARLNTLGVLNDDISSLKITQGFQAILYQDDNFTGASTVINSDNACLNTTWNDKVTSIRILANGTTTLGNQTFFLQNRNSNLYMDVWGASLNNGAAINQGALNSGNNQKFTLTHLGDGLYKIIANHSGQSLDVNNFNKANGTPVQQYPYNATTNQQFVLVSTGDGFYKIVARHSGRIVEVAGASTASGAVVQQWDNNNQTCGQWKLVPATSSQTSVLIQAEDYSAMSGIQVEATTDTGGGSNVGYTETGDWLAYNSINFPTTGSYLIEYRVASAVAGGRLSSDLNGGTIVLGNVDIPNTGGWQNWQTVSQTVNVNAGTYNFGIYIQNTGMNINWIKITKTGSSAKMASAPIEEEVAETALNVYPSPVENTLFVTTNVTGGNISIIDSQTGNTVSKQKLSNNSIDVSHLRRGVYLVVFEKDGTKTIKRFIKK, from the coding sequence ATGAGAAATTTTAAATTACAAAAAAACATTTTTTCGGCATTGCTGTTAGCATTGCTATTTAATTTTAGTTACGCCCAAGGGCCAATACCGTTTACGATTAGCAATACTTCAACATTTAGCGACACCGAATTGTATGTTGCCATCGTTGGTATTGATTATACTACAGGAAATCACGTTTGGGTAAATGCCAAAACAAGTCAGGTTTTGCCAATGAGTTCGTCTTATAATACCGTTACAGGACCAACAATTGGCGGAAATACCGGACCGGGACAAAACTCAAAATATGCCAATTGTTTTACCAAATTAAGCGAAATTCCCAATAAGACTTTTACGTTGCCTCAAATTGCAGGTTGTAGAGTTTTTATTGCCAAAGGACAACAGTTGTATTTCTACTTTTTTGGTGCAAGTGGCGCTCCGTCAGGATATACGTCACCAAATCCGTTGAATGCTACAGATCCAAATCAGGGAATTTTATATGAAATTATCGAGTTGACGAATAATCAATACGGTTTCTTTGGAAATCCTTCGAGAGTTGATTCGTATAAATACCCAATGGGATTAGAATTATTTGGTGCAAATGGATATCAGAAACGTGTAGGTGAATTAAAGAAACACGCGGATATTGTTGCGGCTTTTAAAGCCAATGTTCCGGCTGAATTTCAAGGTTGTGTGAATGATGCAACGGGAGAAATTACGGCGCCTTCTAAAACGCCAGCTTTCGCCGATGGAACTGGAGGAACTTCTGTAGGACCTCAAGCTAATTATTTGAAATCATACATTGATGCCATTTGGAATAAATATAAAAATGAAGATTTAATATTTTATGCCGGAGATGCCGGAATTTTCAAAGGAAGAGTTAACGGAGAACAACTGGAAATGGTAGGACAATCTGGAGGTTTTGTTGGTCGTACAGGACGTGTTCAAAACAGACCATCAACTCAGGAAGCTCTTGAAGGAAAAGGTGTTCTGGACAGAAGATTGGTCGACGGAGATTTGGATCTTGTGATTCAGGCACAATTAACAGCGGCGATAAACAGACACGTTGTAAATACGACAACGCCAAATCCGGGTCAGCAAAATTGGTACGATGCATCGAAATTTTATCAGGTGAATCCAACGAATCATTATTCTAAATTTTGGCATTTGCCGGGAATAAGTGTTGACAATCTGGCTTACGGATTCGCGTATGATGATGTGGCAGATCAATCGCCATCGCTTCATTCGCCACAGCCTACAAAAGTTATTGCCAGTTTTGGAGGATATGCAGGAACGGTTCCATCTGTTCCGGCAACAACGGATGTAATTACCGTTTATAAAGATTGTAATTATACTGGATTTTCAGGCGGATTAACCATTGGAGATTACAACTTGGCGCGTTTGAATACTTTAGGAGTTTTAAACGATGATATTTCGTCTCTAAAAATCACTCAGGGATTTCAGGCGATTTTGTATCAGGATGATAATTTTACCGGAGCTTCAACCGTAATTAATTCTGATAATGCTTGTTTGAATACAACCTGGAATGACAAAGTAACTTCGATTAGAATTTTGGCAAACGGAACAACTACGCTAGGAAATCAAACTTTCTTTTTGCAAAACCGGAACAGCAATTTATACATGGATGTTTGGGGAGCAAGTTTGAATAATGGCGCAGCGATTAATCAAGGCGCTTTAAATTCTGGAAATAATCAAAAATTTACGTTGACACATTTAGGCGATGGTTTGTATAAAATTATTGCTAATCACAGCGGACAATCTCTTGATGTAAACAATTTCAATAAAGCAAATGGTACTCCTGTACAGCAATATCCATACAATGCAACGACAAATCAGCAATTTGTATTGGTTTCTACAGGCGATGGATTTTATAAAATTGTTGCCAGACATAGCGGTAGAATTGTTGAGGTTGCAGGAGCAAGTACAGCTTCTGGAGCAGTTGTTCAGCAATGGGATAACAACAATCAAACGTGCGGACAATGGAAATTGGTTCCGGCAACAAGTTCTCAAACTTCAGTTTTAATTCAGGCGGAAGATTACTCAGCAATGAGCGGAATTCAGGTTGAAGCAACGACAGATACCGGAGGAGGTTCAAATGTTGGTTATACTGAAACAGGAGATTGGTTGGCTTACAACAGTATTAATTTCCCAACTACAGGATCTTATTTAATCGAATATCGAGTTGCAAGTGCTGTAGCAGGAGGTAGATTATCTTCGGATTTAAACGGAGGAACTATTGTTTTAGGAAATGTTGATATTCCGAATACGGGAGGATGGCAAAACTGGCAAACGGTTTCGCAAACGGTAAATGTCAATGCAGGAACATACAATTTTGGAATTTACATTCAAAATACAGGAATGAATATCAACTGGATTAAAATTACAAAAACAGGTTCAAGTGCAAAAATGGCTTCGGCTCCAATTGAAGAAGAAGTTGCTGAAACGGCTTTAAATGTATATCCAAGTCCGGTTGAAAATACACTTTTTGTAACTACAAATGTTACCGGAGGAAACATTAGTATTATAGATTCTCAAACCGGAAATACAGTTTCAAAACAAAAATTATCGAATAATAGTATAGATGTTTCGCATTTGAGAAGAGGTGTTTATCTGGTAGTTTTTGAAAAAGACGGTACAAAAACAATTAAGCGTTTTATAAAGAAATAA
- a CDS encoding family 16 glycosylhydrolase — protein sequence MTLIMLSPFLKLQAQCNTLIWSDEFNGTTVDATKWQSITGNGCPSLCGFGNGEAQRYDPNQATIVKEGTDSYLNIQAKYEPNASFPAQPYSSAKLTTEGKYSIKYGRIEARMKLSNGMGAWPAFWMLPAGTSNWPYTGEIDIMEAKHRNPKSIDGTIHYDGGGYHFTGRSYSSPTDLSTEFHVYAVEWGPNIIKWFIDGNLFHTATPQTTVNGGWPFNDQQFYIILNLAVGSAGTPYTSVNGAGVEPIPADFPAKLQVDYVRVYSGSFTYGVLGDAKVYNNETGKNYSINAIAGASYNWTVPAGATITSGQGTNAITVNWGTSGGDVSVATTVSGCAANTYKLAVTTEVPLPVERIYEDFQTNRNIVYGLKTGVLTEAVANPSATGINTSASVGKYVRNASELYDVLNIKNVVISNANDYVYGRKKISFDIYTSAPVGTKISMQLENSLVTTATNFPSGRHSGYKATTTVQNKWETIEFEFEKVIDPNTSALTINNVVFLFESNSNSGATYYFDNLLTKAAPEKPIIATDVLQNYDGINKIIKGTTTGTYSVVANPGTNSVNNSANVAKYVRNVTEQYDVLFFNTQDNIEDAGLFKNQTKKIMIDVYTTAPIGTVVSLNLENSATSLPANFPTGRNSNYVAITTKQNQWETLTFYYNSSPDAGTSNLAVNQMVILANSGSYTNDTYYFDNFRIGSTKLPDTYTAGVVYEDYQTVHNISFRDAIGTYTPNTANPNASGINTSTNVGKYVRKSTELYDNFSFNTTLTNIGEFKSGTKKFAMDVYTSAPVGSVISWQAESSASIPSNYPTGRHSIYQAVVKQTNTWHTLVFTYASSPDASTLDSEVNRFVFLLEPGTSSGNTYYFDNIRAVNLVGTENPPATLPAPWVSTDLGAVTPAGEATHASGTFTIKGSGNDIWDTGDQFQFVNQPITGDAEIIAKVNSLTNTNTYAKAGVMFRETLTPTSKHAMTDVSAAAGLEFLTRDAVSGITTATVAAGTAPKWIRVTRAGNVFTSYTSDNGTTWTQLGTPKTIAMASTIYAGMAVTSHANGTLTTGVFSDVIVRNITPPTSNVNLALAKTTTASTEENATFSSAKATDGDAGTRWASSFANASEWIYVDLGSNYNINRVVLKWEAAFATQYKVQISTDNVFTENETVNTQTASDGGTDDLTVSGTGRYIRVLCTTKALAPYGYSLFEIEAYGSASTAKKASVITEEAQVETTTFAIYPNPASSYVQLLLPEKLDNKVVTIYDDAGTLVSQNKFDANATEGVIDISRLRRGIYILNFKSDQKSWTKKLIKQ from the coding sequence ATGACACTTATTATGTTGTCTCCTTTTCTAAAACTTCAGGCGCAATGCAACACTTTAATTTGGTCTGATGAATTTAATGGCACAACCGTAGATGCAACAAAATGGCAAAGCATTACAGGAAACGGTTGTCCTTCTCTTTGTGGCTTCGGAAACGGCGAAGCACAGCGTTACGATCCAAATCAAGCAACAATTGTTAAAGAAGGAACGGATAGTTATTTGAATATTCAGGCTAAATACGAGCCAAATGCATCATTTCCGGCGCAACCGTATTCTTCGGCAAAACTAACTACTGAAGGAAAATATTCGATTAAATACGGAAGAATCGAAGCTCGTATGAAATTGTCTAACGGAATGGGCGCTTGGCCTGCATTCTGGATGTTACCGGCAGGAACGTCAAATTGGCCTTATACAGGTGAAATTGATATCATGGAAGCCAAACACAGAAACCCAAAATCTATCGATGGAACGATTCATTATGATGGCGGTGGATATCACTTTACAGGAAGAAGTTATAGTTCTCCAACTGATTTGTCTACAGAATTTCACGTTTATGCTGTAGAATGGGGGCCAAATATCATAAAATGGTTTATTGATGGCAATTTATTTCACACAGCAACGCCACAAACGACTGTAAATGGCGGATGGCCTTTTAACGATCAACAGTTTTATATTATTCTGAATCTGGCTGTTGGTAGTGCAGGAACACCTTATACAAGTGTAAACGGTGCTGGTGTAGAACCAATTCCGGCTGATTTTCCGGCAAAACTGCAAGTAGATTATGTTCGCGTTTACAGCGGAAGTTTTACTTATGGAGTTTTGGGCGATGCAAAAGTATATAACAATGAAACGGGTAAAAACTATTCAATAAATGCCATTGCTGGTGCAAGTTACAATTGGACAGTTCCTGCGGGAGCAACGATTACGTCAGGACAAGGCACAAATGCGATTACTGTAAACTGGGGAACATCTGGGGGAGATGTTTCGGTAGCAACTACAGTTTCGGGATGTGCTGCAAATACTTATAAACTGGCTGTAACTACGGAAGTTCCTTTGCCTGTAGAAAGAATTTATGAAGATTTTCAAACGAATCGCAATATAGTTTACGGTCTTAAAACGGGGGTTTTGACTGAAGCTGTTGCAAATCCATCGGCTACGGGAATCAATACTTCGGCTTCGGTGGGGAAATATGTTCGTAATGCTTCTGAATTATATGATGTTCTTAATATCAAAAATGTCGTAATCAGCAATGCTAATGATTATGTTTATGGCAGAAAGAAAATCTCTTTTGATATCTATACTTCGGCGCCTGTTGGAACTAAAATTTCAATGCAACTGGAGAATAGTTTAGTAACAACGGCAACAAATTTTCCGTCAGGAAGACATAGTGGTTATAAAGCCACAACAACGGTTCAGAACAAATGGGAAACTATTGAGTTTGAATTCGAAAAAGTGATCGATCCCAATACAAGTGCTCTGACGATCAATAATGTAGTTTTCCTTTTTGAATCTAATTCGAATTCCGGAGCGACGTATTATTTTGATAATCTGCTGACAAAAGCTGCGCCTGAAAAACCTATTATTGCGACAGATGTTTTACAAAACTACGACGGAATCAATAAAATCATCAAAGGAACTACAACGGGAACGTATTCTGTGGTTGCAAATCCGGGAACAAATTCGGTTAATAATTCTGCAAATGTGGCGAAGTATGTTCGTAATGTAACAGAGCAATATGATGTACTTTTCTTCAATACGCAAGACAATATCGAAGATGCAGGTTTATTTAAAAATCAGACTAAAAAAATCATGATCGATGTTTATACAACGGCTCCAATAGGAACTGTAGTAAGTCTGAATTTAGAGAATAGCGCAACATCGCTTCCGGCTAATTTCCCAACAGGAAGAAACAGTAATTATGTAGCGATTACGACGAAACAAAATCAATGGGAAACGCTGACTTTCTATTATAATTCAAGTCCAGATGCGGGAACTTCAAATCTTGCAGTAAACCAAATGGTGATTTTGGCAAACTCAGGTTCTTATACGAATGACACGTATTATTTTGATAATTTCAGAATTGGTTCAACCAAATTACCGGACACTTATACGGCGGGAGTTGTGTACGAAGATTATCAAACGGTACATAATATTTCTTTTAGAGATGCGATTGGAACTTATACGCCAAACACGGCAAATCCTAATGCAAGCGGAATCAATACGTCTACAAACGTTGGGAAATATGTTAGAAAATCGACTGAATTGTATGATAATTTTTCATTCAATACGACTTTAACCAATATTGGAGAATTCAAATCAGGCACTAAAAAGTTTGCAATGGATGTTTATACTTCGGCTCCGGTTGGATCTGTAATTTCATGGCAGGCAGAAAGCAGTGCTTCGATTCCGTCAAATTATCCAACGGGAAGACATAGTATTTATCAGGCAGTTGTTAAACAAACGAACACTTGGCACACGTTGGTATTTACATACGCAAGTTCTCCGGATGCCTCAACTTTAGACAGCGAAGTAAATCGTTTTGTTTTCTTGTTAGAACCGGGAACGAGTTCAGGAAACACTTATTATTTTGATAATATCAGAGCTGTAAATTTAGTTGGTACAGAAAATCCTCCGGCAACTTTGCCAGCTCCTTGGGTAAGCACAGATTTAGGCGCTGTTACTCCGGCAGGAGAAGCAACTCACGCCAGCGGAACTTTCACGATCAAAGGATCTGGAAATGATATTTGGGATACAGGCGATCAATTTCAGTTTGTAAACCAACCAATTACCGGTGATGCCGAAATAATTGCTAAAGTAAATTCACTTACAAATACCAATACTTACGCAAAAGCGGGAGTTATGTTCCGTGAAACTTTAACGCCAACTTCAAAACACGCCATGACAGATGTGAGCGCTGCAGCAGGTTTAGAATTTCTAACGAGAGACGCAGTTTCTGGAATTACGACTGCTACAGTAGCTGCGGGAACGGCTCCAAAATGGATTCGTGTTACAAGAGCAGGAAATGTATTTACTTCTTATACATCGGATAATGGAACTACGTGGACGCAACTTGGAACTCCAAAAACAATTGCTATGGCAAGTACCATTTATGCAGGTATGGCTGTAACATCTCATGCAAACGGAACTTTGACAACGGGAGTTTTCAGCGATGTCATTGTTCGAAATATTACGCCTCCAACCAGCAATGTCAATTTGGCTTTAGCCAAAACTACTACGGCTTCTACAGAAGAAAATGCGACTTTTTCTTCGGCGAAAGCCACAGATGGAGATGCAGGAACAAGATGGGCGAGCAGTTTTGCAAATGCAAGCGAATGGATTTATGTTGATTTAGGAAGTAACTACAACATCAATCGTGTGGTTTTAAAATGGGAAGCAGCTTTTGCAACGCAATACAAAGTGCAAATTTCGACTGATAATGTTTTCACCGAAAATGAAACTGTAAACACTCAAACGGCAAGTGACGGAGGAACAGACGATTTAACGGTAAGCGGAACCGGAAGATACATTAGAGTTTTATGTACCACAAAAGCTTTGGCTCCATACGGATATTCTCTATTCGAAATTGAAGCTTACGGATCTGCTTCGACAGCCAAAAAAGCTTCGGTTATTACTGAAGAAGCTCAAGTTGAAACCACAACTTTTGCGATATATCCAAATCCGGCAAGTAGTTATGTTCAGCTTTTATTGCCTGAAAAGTTAGATAATAAAGTCGTGACGATTTATGACGATGCTGGAACATTGGTATCTCAGAATAAATTTGATGCAAATGCTACTGAAGGCGTAATCGATATCAGCAGACTTAGAAGAGGAATTTATATTCTAAACTTCAAATCTGACCAGAAAAGCTGGACTAAAAAATTGATTAAGCAATAA